A window of Sulfuricurvum sp. contains these coding sequences:
- a CDS encoding low molecular weight protein-tyrosine-phosphatase, with product MNSILFVCLGNICRSPIAEGVARKRLEELNHDIIVDSAGTGSWHVGEAPCKHSVKVAQNHAVDISNLRARQVKKADFSAFDLIVALDQSNYRDLKALGCQNLVKLGDYGFEGADVPDPFFFDGFEGFEHVYAMIESCVDRLLSSVCGDTISSS from the coding sequence CTCTTCGTCTGTCTCGGTAATATCTGTCGTTCACCCATCGCCGAGGGGGTAGCACGCAAACGCCTAGAAGAGCTAAATCACGATATTATCGTTGACTCAGCGGGGACTGGGAGCTGGCACGTCGGTGAAGCACCGTGTAAACACTCCGTAAAGGTAGCACAAAACCACGCTGTCGATATTTCAAACCTTCGTGCCCGTCAGGTGAAAAAAGCCGATTTTAGCGCCTTTGATCTCATCGTCGCATTGGATCAGAGTAATTACCGTGATCTTAAAGCGTTAGGGTGTCAGAATTTGGTTAAATTAGGCGATTACGGGTTCGAGGGGGCGGATGTCCCCGATCCATTCTTTTTTGATGGATTTGAGGGGTTTGAGCACGTTTATGCGATGATTGAGAGTTGTGTGGATAGATTACTGAGTTCTGTTTGTGGTGACACTATTTCGTCATCCTGA